A genomic stretch from Suricata suricatta isolate VVHF042 unplaced genomic scaffold, meerkat_22Aug2017_6uvM2_HiC HiC_scaffold_196, whole genome shotgun sequence includes:
- the LOC115284767 gene encoding ubiquitin carboxyl-terminal hydrolase 17-like protein 6, with amino-acid sequence MEVTFPHIRQEFRFDVLPRLKSSCTNRGGAEGHTGPTLPEKPSPSLQILHNMPNGLAPASTRLTPTKKPVSWRGPSAVGAGLQNMGNTCYMNAALQCLTYTPPLSSYMLSQAHSRFCGKQTFCMLCALQAHMSRALCHPREVIWPPLKLFAAFHTHRQEDAHEFLMFILDAMHQACWHEDRPLEPQAEDTTLIRQTFGGSWRSQIQCLRCQGVSSTFDPYLDISLDIRAAQSVSQALQQLVKPEQLDGQNAYRCSTCLDKVPASKTVTLDTCSKVLMLVLKRFSHFMGSKLATEVQYLECLDMQPYMSEQKARYMIYVLYAVLVHVGSNGHSGHYFCYIKAGNGQWYKMDDAKVTASDVTSALSQHAYVLFYIHKSEWERAHGNDAGGGESTSLWADHTDKAVAQKTPKTDPNIKDPMSKSHVEDTPVQPITLDQWRFIQQSHRPKSEFNFRKREFPLPANAILIHPCKYREEMGQEHLEENTCDYVRRPPRPKPVYTTKRAASVMEPPSRKPDMMQLFPWASPVGRRVVSTFQHSGRRDVKEVVIPEPPALARQCSTQHQGLIVQLRQNRPPCTFSWWPQAVSVAHGLGHAQAPARHPEVKSHPPPTRWASVPQPHIQTAGKRWAPIPDEMCQRPRKKACWGPCQKTSSSIGSNHVGLGLSVCHPAKGGACPPPGAACGTRKTPASEQSLGLQPPCPRTPPDMLKGVLYPHVHTVSRLPVSRCQWY; translated from the exons ATGGAGGTTACATTTCCTCACATCCGACAGGAGTTTCGGTTTGATGTCCTTCCAAGACTCAAATCTTCGTGCACAAATAGAGGGGGTGCAGAAGGCCACACAGGACCCACTCTACCTGAGAAGCCATCACCGTCATTGCAGATACTCCACAACATGCCTAATGGTTTGGCTCCCGCGTCAACACGGCTGACTCCCACAAAGAAACCTGTGAGTTGGAGAGGCCCTTCTGCGGTTGGAGCTGGGCTGCAGAACATGGGAAACACATGCTACATGAATGCGGCCCTGCAGTGTCTGACATACACGCCGCCACTCTCCAGCTATATGCTGTCCCAGGCGCACTCCCGATTCTGTGGGAAGCAGACATTCTGCATGCTGTGTGCTCTGCAGGCTCACATGTCCAGGGCCCTCTGCCATCCCAGAGAAGTGATCTGGCCTCCGCTCAAACTGTTTGCTGCCTTCCACACGCACAGGCAGGAAGATGCCCATGAGTTTCTGATGTTCATTCTGGATGCAATGCACCAAGCGTGTTGGCATGAGGACAGGCCTTTAGAGCCTCAGGCTGAGGACACCACCCTCATCCGGCAAACCTTTGGAGGATCCTGGAGGTCTCAAATCCAGTGTCTCCGCTGCCAGGGTGTTTCCAGCACTTTCGACCCTTACCTGGACATTAGCCTGGATATCAGGGCAGCTCAGAGTGTGAGCCAGGCTTTGCAACAGTTGGTGAAGCCTGAGCAGCTGGATGGCCAAAATGCCTATCGTTGTAGTACATGTCTCGACAAGGTACCTGCTTCCAAGACGGTGACTTTGGACACTTGCTCCAAGGTCCTCATGCTGGTATTGAAACGATTCTCCCATTTCATGGGCAGCAAACTGGCGACGGAAGTCCAATATCTTGAGTGCCTGGACATGCAACCATACATGTCTGAGCAGAAGGCGAGATATATGATTTACGTGCTCTATGCTGTGCTGGTGCATGTGGGGTCGAATGGTCACAGTGGACATTACTTCTGTTACATCAAAGCTGGGAATGGCCAGTGGTACAAAATGGATGATGCCAAGGTCACCGCCAGTGATGTGACTTCTGCCCTGAGTCAACATGCGTATGTCCTCTTTTACATCCACAAGAGTGAATGGGAAAGAGCACATGGGAATGATGCAGGTGGTGGGGAATCCACTTCCCTGTGGGCTGACCATACAGACAAGGCTGTGGCCCAAAAAACACCGAAAACAGACCCCAACATCAAGGATCCTATGTCAAAAAGTCACGTGGAAGACACACCAGTGCAACCAATCACGTTAGACCAGTGGAGATTCATCCAGCAAAGCCACCGTCCCAAGTCTGAATTCAACTTCAGGAAAAGAGAGTTTCCTCTTCCCGCCAATGCCATTCTAATTCACCCATGCAAATACAGAGAGGAGATGGGACAGGAACATCTTGAAGAAAACACCTGTGACTATGTGAGG CGTCCACCCAGGCCAAAGCCTGTGTACACCACCAAGAGGGCGGCGTCTGTCATGGAGCCACCCAGCAGGAAGCCTGACATGATGCAGCTGTTTCCATGGGCTTCCCCTGTCGGGAGACGTGTGGTgagcaccttccaacattctggaCGACGTGATGTCAAGGAAGTGGTTATTCCTGAGCCGCCTGCTCTGGCTCGCCAATGCTCTACCCAGCATCAAGGCCTCATTGTCCAGCTGAGACAAAACAGGCCCCCGTGTACCTTCAGTTGGTGGCCCCAGGCCGTTTCCGTGGCACATGGCCTTGGCCACGCCCAGGCACCAGCCAGGCATCCTGAGGTCAAGTCTCATCCTCCTCCAACCAGATGGGCTTCTGTTCCCCAGCCCCACATCCAGACAGCAGGCAAGAGATGGGCCCCGATCCCTGACGAGATGTGCCAGAGGCCCCGGAAGAAAGCATGCTGGGGCCCCTGCCAGAAAACCTCCAGCAGCATAGGGAGCAACCACGTGGGGCTTGGCCTGAGTGTGTGCCATCCAGCAAAGGGAGGTGCATGTCCACCCCCAGGAGCAGCCTGTGGGACCCGGAAGACACCTGCCTCAGAGCAAAGCTTGGGTCTCCAACCTCCATGCCCCCGTACTCCCCCAGACATGCTCAAGGGTGTACTGTACCCCCATGTCCATACTGTCAGCAGACTGCCAGTCAGCCGCTGCCAATGGTATTAA